One window from the genome of Amphiprion ocellaris isolate individual 3 ecotype Okinawa chromosome 23, ASM2253959v1, whole genome shotgun sequence encodes:
- the zgc:101765 gene encoding glyoxal reductase has translation MSSSSVVLNTGVQMPLLGLGTYKLRGPEEVYRAVDAALAAGYRAFDSAAVYRNEADLGQALRELLPKHGLTREDVFITSKLGPKDQGESAMDGALHSLSQLDLGYIDLYLIHWPGTQGLVVADKRNPGNRAQSWATLEELHRQGKLKAIGVSNYTPAHMRELMQSCKVPPAVLQVEFHPRLCQSELRSVCKEYGVCFQAYSSLGQGELVTDPAVMEVAKNCKRTPAQVLLRWAVQQGVPVLPKSSNPDRIQENARLFDFSLNDADMDRLSSLDCDHKYCWDPSEVA, from the exons ATGTCCTCGTCTTCTGTCGTCCTAAATACAGGGGTTCAGATGCCCCTCCTGGGTTTGGGGACCTACAAGTTGCGGGGCCCTGAAGAAGTGTATCGGGCTGTGGATGCTGCTCTGGCTGCTGGTTACCGGGCCTTTGACAGTGCAGCCGTCTACCGGAATGAGGCCGACTTGGGCCAAGCGCTGAGGGAGCTCCTGCCTAAACATGGCTTAACCAGAGAGGATGTGTTCATAACCAG TAAGCTGGGACCGAAGGATCAAGGTGAAAGTGCCATGGACGGTGCCCTCCACAGTCTGTCTCAGCTGGACTTGGGTTACATCGACCTCTATCTGATCCACTGGCCGGGCACACAGGGCCTGGTGGTGGCTGACAAACGCAACCCAG GCAACCGAGCTCAGAGTTGGGCCACACTGGAGGAGCTGCATCGCCAGGGGAAGCTTAAGGCTATAGGAGTGTCAAACTACACCCCAGCACACATGAGGGAGCTAATGCAGAGCTGCAAAGTCCCTCCTGCAGTTCTACAG GTGGAGTTTCACCCACGGCTGTGCCAGTCAGAGCTGAGGAGTGTCTGTAAGGAGTATGGGGTGTGTTTCCAAGCGTACTCCTCCCTGGGGCAAGGAGAGCTGGTCACTGATCCTGCAGTAATGGAGGTGGCAAAGAACTGCAAACGCACACCTGCACAG GTTTTATTGCGCTGGGCGGTGCAGCAGGGTGTCCCGGTGCTGCCCAAGTCATCAAACCCGGACAGGATACAGGAGAACGCCAGACTTTTTGACTTCAGCCTGAACGACGCAGACATGGACAGATTGTCGTCTCTGGACTGTGACCACAAGTACTGCTGGGACCCGTCAGAGGTGgcctga